The genomic stretch CTTGAGAGTGGCGAGGCTCGAATACCCCGTACCGAAATCGTCCAGCCCGACCCGTACTCCCTGGTTCTTCAGGCTCGTCATGATCGTACGGACTGCGCCGATATCCTCGTGCAGGCAATTTTCGGTGATCTCGATTTCGAGACGATGGGCCGGGAAATTGTTTTCGACGATCAGCCTCAGCAGCTTTTGTGCGAACCATGGGTCACGCAGCTGGAGTGGCGAGATATTGACCGATATCGTGAGCTCTGGATTCCATTCCGACGCATCGGCGAAGGCCTGCACCATCAGCTGTTCAGAAAGTTCGGCAATGACGCCGATCTCTTCCGCAATCGGAATGAAGGTTTCTGGTTTGACGAGGCCGAGGTGGGGCGAATTCCATCTCGCAAGCATTTCGAACCCGACCAGCCGACCGGTTTCGAGATCGATCTGCTGTTCGTAGTAAGGAACGAATTCTGCGTGGTTCAGCCCGCGGCGGATACCTGCCTCGAGTTCATTGCGGAAACGCAGCTCGTTTTCCATGTTGGGTTCGAACCAGACGAAGCGGTTTTTGCCCTGCTTCTTGGCGCGGTACATCGCGATGTCCGCACGGTGCATCAGTGTTTCGGCATCCTTGGTGTCGAGATCCGGACCGACGGTCGGGCTTTCGCTCACGATGCCGATGGACATGGTGATGTCGATCCGCACCATGTCGATGAGCAGCGGCGTTGCAAACAGCTTGAAGATTTCGCCGATCTGCCGGTCGATCGCTTCCTCGTCATCCGGCTTGTACGGCATTACGAAAGCGAACTCGTCGCCGCCCAGACGGGCGAGGACGGCATCTTCCGGCAAGGTATCGCGCAGGGCATCGGCGATACGGTTCAGGACCTTGTCGCCGGTCGAGTGCCCATGCATGTCATTGATCTGCTTGAAGTTATCGAGATCGACCATGACGAAAGCGAGCGACTGGCCTGCTGACAATGCGTCGTGACGCAGGGCATTTGTAACGCTTGCCATGCTGCGCCGATTGAAGCATCCGGTCAGAGGATCGATCTCTGCCAATCGGCGCGCGGTCTGTTCGGCCTTGCGACGTTCGCCGATCTCGAGGGTGAGTTCGCGGTACCGCCGCCAGCCGAATATGATCAGCGCGACATTCAGCACCAGCGCATTGGCGAGCAAGCGGTCCGGGCCGCTCCCGTGGCCTGAAAGCGCACGCACGACATCGGGCAGGACCTGACCGCCGGTCGCGACGAACAGCATGATAGCCGCGATCGCGATACCCAGCGTCACGAGGTCGCGCTCGGCACGGCCAAGTCGTGTCGTTTCTGCCAGTTTGAACACCGAGTGCGAGAGCCCCATCATGTCGGCAGTGATAACGTCAAACCTTGCATCACTACGTTTCTTCTTATGCCGAAGACTTCATGCGCGAACCTGCTGAAGATCGGGTTAATTCCGGGAGTTCGTAACCTTGAAGGGGTGGCTTCACAGAGCCCGCTTGGCTAGCAGGCGTTGACTGACCGACACAGGAGACTTGGCTTGCCGCGCTATTGGCTGATGAAATCCGAACCATTCAAATACAGCTGGGACGACCTCGTTGCAGAAGGCGAAGGCACCTGGGACGGTGTGCGCAATCATCGTGCGAAGAACAATCTTGCCGCGATGGAAGTGGGTGAGGAAGCCTTCTTCTACCACTCTCGCGAAGGGCTCGAGATCGTCGGTATCGCGGAAATCAGCGTGAGTGGCATTACCGACCCGACCGATCCCGAGAACAAATGGGCTGCGGTCAAGGTAAAGGCCAAACGTAAGCTCAAGAACCCCGTTACGCTCAAGCAGATCAAGGCGGAGCCACGTTTGGCCGACTGCGAACTAATACGTCTTGGCCGCCTGTCCGTTGCTGAACTCACGCCGGAAGAATGGAAGGTCATTCTCGAGCTGGCGGGAGAATAGACTACGGTTGTGACCTCATTCATCGCGCCGAAGCAACATCTCGTCGCGATGAAGGAAAGCTCAGGGAACGGGCCGACAGGGCAACCGTTAATCCATTGAGAAGGCGAGGAAAATCCTTGTCTCATAGCGATGGAGAAACACGCCATGGGCGAACTTACCGAAAAGATCAAAGGCAACACCAACGAAGCAATCGGCAATTTGAAGCAGGAATTCGGCGATGCCGAAACCCGCGCAGAAGGTCGCAGGCAGGAAGCCAAGGGCGAGGCCCAGCAATTCAAGGGCGAAGTCGAAGGCAAACTCGGCAACGACATCTGACGCTTGCGTCACCGGCGGCCAAGGGCCGCGCTATAGAGGCCGCTCCATCACGGGGCGGCCTTATTGGTGCGCAATCCACCTGTCGTGACAATGGTCGGCGAAGCCCTGTGGATATTCACGATGAACCGTGATGCTTAATGTCCCGCGCTGCGACACCGCGGAATTGCAGGGAGCGCGATGGTTACGAATTCGTTAATCGGGGGACATGCGTAGAGCCCTTGTTCTCACAGATGAAGCCGCCCGCCACCCGTTCCGGGCAAGTCTGCCCGCTCACGTGCGGAGCAACGAATATGAAAATCCTGCTGAATCGCTCTGGCGATTGACGCAGGAGGACGTGCGTGGCTTTGCCAGCGCTTATGTCGCGAGTTTCGCCGCCGCGATGGTCTTCTTCATGTAGAATGATGTGCGGGCGCTTCGGCAACCGAAGCGACCCTGTGCAGTTTTTGCCCGAGCCAGGCCGCGATCACGCACATCCCTGCGCTCAGCAACAGTTGCTCGGTCATGGCGATGCCGATCGCGTTCATCGCCATCGCAATCAATGAGCCGATAACCATCGCGCCAGAATTAACGATGTTGTTGGCCGCGATTGTCCGCGACGCCTGGTCCGGTGCGCAACGCGTTGTAAGGAACGCGTAAAGCGGAACGACGAACATCCCGCCGGCAATGGCGATGCCGAGCAATGTGGCGAGGATCATGATCGCAAGCGGCCAGGCAATAAACTCTGCAACGCCCAGCAATTCTGTCGGCTGGTAGCTCTGCCAAGCCCTGCAAACGGCATAGAAGGCGACGACGAATATTCCCATCAGGACGACCGACGCCGGGGCATAGCGCGCCGAAACCTGCCCTTTCAGCAGGGCATTCACGGACACAGAACCGATGGCGATGCCGACTGAGAATATCACGAGGAACAGGCTCGCCACCTCCTTGCTCGCCATCAGTGTGTTCTTCGCCAGTGGCGGGAACTGGATGATCAGAACCGCGCCGATGGCCCAGAAAAAGCTGATCGCCATGATGGCGTAGAATATCGGCTTGTCGTGCATCGTGTTGCGAACGAGCACGTAAGACGCACGGATGATGTGCCAGTCCAGCTTGGCCTGTTCGCCGATCGGCGGTGCGGCGGGAATCTGCCTGCTGCTGAAATAGCCGATTACCGAGGTCACGATAATTCCTGCTGCAGCCCATTCGACGGGAATCCAGCCCGCCAGGATCGTCCCTGCAAGAATGGCTATGTAGGTGCCGGCCTCCACCAGGCCAGTACCTGCCAGCACTTCGTCCCGCTGAAGGTGCTGGGGCAGGATCGCGTATTTGATCGGTCCCAGGAAGGTCGACTGGACGCCGGTCAGGAACAGTGCGAGCAGCAGCAGCGGGATGGCCAAGGTCTCAACCATGATACCGCGCCAGGCCAGGAAGAGGCCGGCCGCACCGATGACCATCAGGCCAATCTCACACATCTTCACTGTGCGAATGATCTTCGCCTTGTCCCGCATATCGGCAAGCTGGCCCGCGAGAGCTGACAGGATGAAGAAGGGGAAGATGAAAAGGCCCGATGCGACCGCGCTGAACATGCCTTCCGCACTCTCGTCGTTATAGACGGAGTAGACGACAAACAGCACCATGGCGGTCTTGTAGAGATTGTCGTTGAAGGCGTTGAGGAACTGCGTGCAGAACAGGGGCAGGAAGCGCCGACGGCGCAGTAGATGCGTTGACGTGGTCATCAGGCTTCCCGAAAATTTCCTCTCACGGCCACCATTGGGGCAATGCGCGGCGGTGAACAAGGTGAACGCTGCATCTTTTGCCCCGAGACGACTGACGCTAGGAATGTCGGCATGTTGACCTTGCCCAATGTGCTCACGCTGTCACGCATCCTGGCGGTGCCGTTCTTGGCCTTCCTGTTGTGGTGGCCCGACTGGGCAACCGGGTATCTCCTGGCATTCGGTCTCTACAGTTTGATGGCCATTACGGACTATTTCGACGGCTACCTTGCTCGGTCGAGCGGTGCCGTATCGAAACTGGGCATTTTCCTCGATCCGATCGCTGACAAGATCATGGTCGCCGCCGTCATTCTCGTGCTGACCGCACAGGGCGTGCTGCGTGGGCCCTACGTCGGCGACATGCACGTGATTGCAGGTCTGATAATTCTCGTGCGCGAGATTGCGGTATCAGGGCTTCGCGAATTCCTAGGCGGGTTGCAGGTCTCCGTCCCGGTGACGAAACTCGCCAAGTGGAAAACCACGTTTCAGCTCCTGTCGCTCGGCTCGCTTATCCTGGGGAAGGGCCTCCCGCAGTGGATCGTCACGGTTGGCGATGTGACGGCGAATATCCCGCATACAGTGGGTCTGGTCGCCTTGTGGGCCGCCGCGATACTCACGCTCATGACCGGCTGGGATTACCTGCGGGTTGGTCTTAAGCATATGGATTGATTAGATAGTTTGCGTCGTTCTGAGCAAATTACATAAATCGAATTCCGTTTCTTCCACATATTCTGTCCGGTTATTTGAAACCAAATCGGGCTTGGTGCGCTATTACAGTTAACAACCGTAAGAAAATAAGCGGGCGCATCACATGTTACATATACCGGGGCGGAGGAATTCCGCGCCCCTATCAACATATTATCAATCATTCAGGCGTAGTGGGGCCTCATGAGCGCCACACTATCAACCTTTCTCGGCCTGTTTTTCAAAGCAGGCGCCGTCGCGATCATCTTCAATGAAGTGCGCGGCGTGATCCTCGCGGTTCCGGTCCTGTACGCCATGTACGAATCCGGCGGTTCCGCGATGGCGATCTGGCTCGGTTTCTGTTCGCTCGCCGGTATCGCTCTATCGGTCATCGTGCCGATCTTCGCAGCGCGAAAGCTCGAACGTTACGCCCAAGCCAAACTAGCCAAGCGTACCGCCGCGACGGCCTGAATGATCAAGCCATTACGCGTTGCTCGATGATCGCGAGCACA from Altererythrobacter epoxidivorans encodes the following:
- a CDS encoding putative bifunctional diguanylate cyclase/phosphodiesterase, with the translated sequence MMGLSHSVFKLAETTRLGRAERDLVTLGIAIAAIMLFVATGGQVLPDVVRALSGHGSGPDRLLANALVLNVALIIFGWRRYRELTLEIGERRKAEQTARRLAEIDPLTGCFNRRSMASVTNALRHDALSAGQSLAFVMVDLDNFKQINDMHGHSTGDKVLNRIADALRDTLPEDAVLARLGGDEFAFVMPYKPDDEEAIDRQIGEIFKLFATPLLIDMVRIDITMSIGIVSESPTVGPDLDTKDAETLMHRADIAMYRAKKQGKNRFVWFEPNMENELRFRNELEAGIRRGLNHAEFVPYYEQQIDLETGRLVGFEMLARWNSPHLGLVKPETFIPIAEEIGVIAELSEQLMVQAFADASEWNPELTISVNISPLQLRDPWFAQKLLRLIVENNFPAHRLEIEITENCLHEDIGAVRTIMTSLKNQGVRVGLDDFGTGYSSLATLKTLPFDRLKIDRSFIAELGTDDVTSTIVDAIVTLGKGLQMPITAEGIENKDILDVLRRMGRIKGQGYFYGRPESAEQVKKRLQMLGLLAANDGRHAAPALPDGGSHPPRAAEA
- a CDS encoding EVE domain-containing protein — encoded protein: MKSEPFKYSWDDLVAEGEGTWDGVRNHRAKNNLAAMEVGEEAFFYHSREGLEIVGIAEISVSGITDPTDPENKWAAVKVKAKRKLKNPVTLKQIKAEPRLADCELIRLGRLSVAELTPEEWKVILELAGE
- a CDS encoding CsbD family protein, with the protein product MGELTEKIKGNTNEAIGNLKQEFGDAETRAEGRRQEAKGEAQQFKGEVEGKLGNDI
- a CDS encoding MFS transporter, with the translated sequence MTTSTHLLRRRRFLPLFCTQFLNAFNDNLYKTAMVLFVVYSVYNDESAEGMFSAVASGLFIFPFFILSALAGQLADMRDKAKIIRTVKMCEIGLMVIGAAGLFLAWRGIMVETLAIPLLLLALFLTGVQSTFLGPIKYAILPQHLQRDEVLAGTGLVEAGTYIAILAGTILAGWIPVEWAAAGIIVTSVIGYFSSRQIPAAPPIGEQAKLDWHIIRASYVLVRNTMHDKPIFYAIMAISFFWAIGAVLIIQFPPLAKNTLMASKEVASLFLVIFSVGIAIGSVSVNALLKGQVSARYAPASVVLMGIFVVAFYAVCRAWQSYQPTELLGVAEFIAWPLAIMILATLLGIAIAGGMFVVPLYAFLTTRCAPDQASRTIAANNIVNSGAMVIGSLIAMAMNAIGIAMTEQLLLSAGMCVIAAWLGQKLHRVASVAEAPAHHST
- the pgsA gene encoding CDP-diacylglycerol--glycerol-3-phosphate 3-phosphatidyltransferase — its product is MLTLPNVLTLSRILAVPFLAFLLWWPDWATGYLLAFGLYSLMAITDYFDGYLARSSGAVSKLGIFLDPIADKIMVAAVILVLTAQGVLRGPYVGDMHVIAGLIILVREIAVSGLREFLGGLQVSVPVTKLAKWKTTFQLLSLGSLILGKGLPQWIVTVGDVTANIPHTVGLVALWAAAILTLMTGWDYLRVGLKHMD